In the genome of Raphanus sativus cultivar WK10039 chromosome 4, ASM80110v3, whole genome shotgun sequence, one region contains:
- the LOC108853564 gene encoding plant-specific TFIIB-related protein 2-like: protein METCFECKKPTETVIDKCTGDTICTECSLVISHHYIDDSQEWRTFVNDDNSDRDPNRVGGPTNLLLKSGGIGTSIDKGRGNTSSVSKNNLYELFRAQNHVKNSEDELIEKACKEIKRISEDLGLISGVEFRACEIVSKLDGGDSSKRLRREKHMNALCAAAVSTACRELKLSRTLKEISVVAGGVDLKDINKASRTIRRLVGSDQDEVDTSTAASQVIIKTGELVSRFCSKLDISVRETKAIREAVENADNFDIRRNPKSILAAVILMVCQLSQTKGRSIREIAVAAEVAENTIKNAVNDIYPYASKIIPPWYASEEDIIERFGGTIGSWDAEKHTA, encoded by the exons ATGGAGACTTGCTTTGAGTGCAAGAAACCTACTGAAACGGTGATTGACAAATGCACCGGCGATACAATTTGCACAGAGTGCAGCCTCGTCATTTCCCATCACTACATAGACGACAGCCAGGAATGGAGAACATTCGTCAACGACGATAACAGTGACAGAGACCCTAATCGTGTCGGTGGTCCAACCAATCTTCTTCTCAAATCCGGAGGTATCGGCACCAGCATCGACAAAGGCAGAGGAAACACTTCCTCCGTCTCCAAGAACAACTTATACGAACTCTTCCGGGCACAGAATCACGTCAAGAACTCTGAAGACGAACTGATCGAGAAAGCGTGCAAAGAAATCAAAAGGATATCAGAAGATCTTGGTCTAATAAGCGGTGTCGAGTTTAGGGCTTGCGAGATCGTGTCGAAACTCGATGGTGGTGACAGCAGCAAGAGATTACGCAGAGAGAAACACATGAACGCTCTCTGTGCGGCAGCTGTTTCAACGGCTTGTCGTGAGCTGAAACTCTCGAGGACGTTGAAAGAGATCTCCGTGGTGGCTGGTGGTGTGGACTTGAAGGATATAAACAAAGCGAGTAGGACGATAAGGCGTCTTGTTGGTTCAGATCAAGACGAGGTGGATACTTCTACTGCTGCTTCTCAGGTGATTATCAAGACAGGAGAACTTGTTAGCCGGTTCTGTTCCAAACTCGACATAAGTGTAAGAGAGACAAAGGCTATTCGAGAAGCGGTTGAAAACGCTGACAATTTCGATATCCGAAGAAACCCTAAGTCGATTCTTGCTGCTGTTATCCTCATGGTTTGTCAGCTATCACAGACCAAAGGGAGATCTATTCGAG AAATTGCGGTGGCTGCTGAAGTGGCGGAGAATACCATCAAGAACGCCGTTAATGATATATACCCTTACGCCTCGAAGATTATACCACCGTGGTATGCTTCTGAAGAGGACATCATCGAGAGGTTTGGAGGTACCATAGGTTCTTGGGATGCTGAAAAACATACCGCATAG
- the LOC108829293 gene encoding expansin-A23-like, translating to MKLALTFVVLLAILVSVADAVWDDAHATFYGDINGKDTMQGACGYGDLFKEGYGLQTTALSTALFNNGQTCGACFELVCTNSKWCKPNAGSITVTATNFCPPNYSPPVNTRWCNPPNKHFDLTMKMFLSIAEYSGGIVPVKFRRVKCHKTGGVRFEIKGNPYFIMVLVYNVGGAGDVTSVTIRGNNGQWIPMQRNWGQNWDTSVRLVGQRLSFLVHTSDGMSMTFVDVASENWGFGQTFEAKSNFHYSDDFSF from the exons atgaaactAGCATTGACCTTTGTGGTGTTACTCGCGATTCTCGTGTCGGTGGCTGACGCTGTGTGGGACGACGCCCACGCTACGTTTTACGGCGACATTAACGGCAAAGATACCATGC AAGGAGCATGTGGTTACGGAGATCTATTCAAAGAAGGTTATGGGTTACAGACGACCGCGCTAAGCACGGCGCTCTTCAACAACGGCCAGACATGCGGCGCTTGTTTCGAGCTCGTATGTACGAACTCAAAATGGTGCAAACCAAATGCCGGTTCAATCACAGTCACAGCAACTAATTTCTGCCCACCCAATTACTCCCCACCGGTTAATACACGTTGGTGCAACCCTCCAAACAAGCACTTCGATCTAACGATGAAAATGTTCCTTTCCATCGCGGAGTACAGCGGTGGGATAGTTCCTGTGAAGTTCCGGCGAGTGAAGTGTCACAAGACAGGTGGCGTGAGGTTTGAGATCAAGGGGAATCCTTATTTCATCATGGTTTTGGTGTATAACGTTGGAGGTGCTGGAGATGTAACTAGTGTGACTATTAGAGGGAATAATGGTCAATGGATCCCTATGCAGAGGAACTGGGGACAAAACTGGGATACTAGTGTGCGTTTGGTGGGACAAAGACTCTCGTTTTTGGTCCATACCAGTGATGGTATGAGCATGACGTTCGTTGATGTGGCATCCGAGAATTGGGGGTTCGGTCAAACTTTTGAAGCAAAATCAAACTTTCATTATTCAgatgattttagtttttag
- the LOC108851620 gene encoding histidine-containing phosphotransfer protein 2 — translation MDALVAQLQMQYRNYTASLYQQGFLDDQFTELKKLQDDASPDFVAEVLSLFFEDCVKLIGNMARALDQTGTVDFSQVGASVHQLKGSSSSVGAKRVKGLCVTFKEYCEANNYEGCVRCLQQIDIEYKALKTKLQDMFNLEKQIVQAGGKVPQVDN, via the exons ATGGACGCTCTTGTTGCTCAGCTGCAGATGCAATATCGTAACTACACCGCTTCTCTCTACCAACAG GGCTTTCTGGATGATCAGTTTACTGAGTTAAAAAAGCTTCAAGATGATGCTAGTCCTGATTTTGTGGCCGAGGTTCTCTCCCTTTTCTTTGAAGATTGTGTCAAGCTTATCGGTAACATGGCTCGAGCTTT GGACCAGACAGGAACTGTAGATTTTAGTCAGGTTGGTGCGAGCGTGCATCAATTGAAGGGTAGTAGCTCAAG TGTTGGTGCCAAGAGGGTGAAAGGCTTGTGTGTTACCTTCAAGGAATACTGTGAGGCCAATAACTACGAAGG GTGTGTGAGGTGTCTGCAGCAGATTGATATCGAGTACAAGGCCTTAAAGACAAAGCTTCAAGATATGTTCAAT CTTGAGAAACAAATCGTTCAAGCTGGTGGTAAAGTTCCTCAAGTGGATAATTAA
- the LOC108829295 gene encoding uncharacterized protein LOC108829295 — MVGVYDNWFAPAFVVSSRGSRHVCKICGKWFATAQGVYGHQRVHSELKRVWGLLKKKPRVCSVSTSIESKALDAESSSFMSEIERHEMDAAAMSLVMFSERVSAITNLPPGDQSREEFSDVSATCSDVVVAQELSSPLRSKSLEKRESNFSYRFKICGKSFERSLGSHQSLSNREQLECKKEEFEVSNSLSDVLVDSGAKKIVPQPSCLEVSQEELNERRDKEHSGESTHGFALLIPLGSRLQEKPQSNSSYKCKVCGKSFGCFQALGGHQSLHRPISVILGRKRKRFEDDDSPSGSSSEAKKIALQPSSFEVSQEELTERRDTNVEEHCVELKQDYETFNTCSDVLAQALPSPLGCNMQKGLQSKSSYERVLKML, encoded by the exons ATGGTTGGTGTGTATGATAACTGGTTTGCTCCTG CTTTTGTAGTGTCGTCAAGAGGAAGCCGACATGTTTGCAAAATTTGCGGAAAATGGTTCGCGACTGCACAAGGTGTGTATGGTCACCAGAGGGTTCATTCCGAGTTGAAACGGGTTTGGGGTCTTCTCAAGAAGAAGCCTAGGGTTTGCTCTGTTTCAACCTCCATCGAATCTAAAGCCCTTGATGCTGAGTCTTCTTCTTTTATgagtgagattgagagacaTGAGATGGATGCTGCTGCGATGAGCTTGGTTATGTTCTCTGAACGAGTTTCTGCTATCACAAACTTGCCTCCGGGTGATCAGTCGAGAGAAGAGTTTAGTGATGTGTCCGCTACTTGCAGTGATGTTGTTGTTGCTCAGGAATTATCTTCTCCTCTGAGAAGTAAGTCGCTGGAGAAACGAGAGAGTAACTTCAGCTATAGATTCAAAATATGCGGCAAGAGTTTTGAGCGTTCTCTAGGTAGCCACCAAAGCTTATCAAATAGAGAGCAATTAGAGTGTAAAAAGGAGGAATTTGAAGTTAGTAATTCACTTTCTGATGTGTTGGTTGACTCAGGAGCTAAGAAGATTGTTCCACAACCATCATGCTTAGAAGTCTCTCAGGAGGAGTTGAATGAACGTAGAGATAAAGAACATTCTGGAGAGTCGACACACGGTTTCG CGTTGCTTATTCCTTTGGGAAGTAGGTTGCAGGAAAAACCTCAGAGTAACTCCAGCTATAAATGCAAAGTATGTGGCAAGAGTTTTGGGTGTTTTCAAGCTCTAGGTGGCCACCAAAGCCTTCACAGACCGATTAGTGTGATATTGGGGCGTAAAAGGAAGAGATTTGAAGATGATGATTCACCGTCTGGCTCATCATCAGAAGCTAAGAAGATTGCTCTACAACCATCAAGTTTTGAGGTGTCTCAGGAGGAGTTGACTGAACGTAGAGATACTAATGTGGAGGAACACTGTGTTGAGTTGAAACAAGATTATGAAACGTTTAACACTTGCAGTGATGTTCTTGCTCAAGCATTACCTTCTCCTCTGGGATGTAATATGCAGAAAGGATTACAGAGTAAGTCCAGCTATGAGAGGGTACTGAAGATGTTGTAG
- the LOC108855288 gene encoding alpha-glucan phosphorylase 1, whose amino-acid sequence MESLMQYNNALSSLVNRRCDNGRWRRTRMFPAAARNRTWPLSPKKRLFPTVKAVSSEPKEKVADVVIDSEQEEGFRSLSPFGPDAASVASSIKYHSEFTPLFSPEKFELPKAFFATAQTVRDALIVNWNATYEYYNRVNPKQAYYLSMEFLQGRALSNAVGNLGLTGAYADALKSLGFDLESVAGQEPDPALGNGGLGRLASCFLDSMATLNYPAWGYGLRYKYGLFKQRITKDGQEEAAEDWLELSNPWEIVRNDVSYPVKFYGKVVLGSDGKRQWIGGEDIVAVAYDVPIPGYKTKTTINLRLWSTKAPSADFDLSSYNSGRHTEAAEALFNAEKICYVLYPGDESNEGKALRLKQQYTLCSASLQDIVARFETRSGGSINWEEFPEKVAVQMNDTHPTLCIPELMRILMDLKGLSWEDAWKITQRTVAYTNHTVLPEALEKWSLDLMGKLLPRHVEIIEMIDEELVSTIVSEYGTEDPDLLKEKLKAMRILENVELPSAFADVIVKPKDKPVTAKNTEDSKEEDAQTVVKKEQEEEKETAGKKAEVIPEPKVKPPKMVRMANLAVVGGHAVNGVAEIHSEIVKKDVFNEFVKLWPDKFQNKTNGVTPRRWISFCNPYLSDIITKWIGTQDWVLNTEKLAELRKFADDEDLQSEWRAAKKKNKLKVVSLIKERTGYTVNPDAMFDIQIKRIHEYKRQLLNILGIVYRYKKMKEMSASEREKAFVPRVCIFGGKAFATYVQAKRIVKFITDVGSTINNDSEIGDLLKVIFVPDYNVSVAELLIPASELSQHISTTGMEASGTSNMKFSMNGCILIGTLDGANVEIREEVGEENFFLFGAKADEIVNLRKERAEGKFVPDPIFEEVKRYVRSGVFGSNYDELIGSLEGNEGFGRADYFLVGKDFPSYVECQEKVDEAYRDQKKWTRMSILNTAGSFKFSSDRTIHEYAKDIWNIKQVELP is encoded by the exons ATGGAGAGTTTGATGCAATACAATAATGCCTTATCGAGCCTTGTGAATCGTCGTTGCGACAATGGAAGGTGGAGAAGAACGAGGATGTTTCCGGCGGCGGCGAGGAACAGAACCTGGCCACTATCACCGAAGAAAAGACTCTTTCCGACGGTGAAAGCTGTCTCTAGCGAGCCAAAGGAGAAGGTCGCCGATGTTGTTATCGATTCCGAACAAG AAGAAGGCTTTAGGTCGTTGAGCCCGTTTGGTCCAGATGCTGCTTCTGTGGCATCGAGTATTAAGTACCACTCGGAGTTCACGCCTCTGTTTTCTCCGGAGAAGTTTGAGTTGCCTAAGGCTTTCTTTGCCACTGCGCAAACTGTTAGGGACGCTCTTATCGTTAACTGGAACGCCACTTATGAGTATTACAACAGGGTGAATCCCAAACAGGCTTACTATTTGTCAATGGAGTTTCTGCAG GGTAGAGCCCTATCGAATGCAGTGGGTAACCTTGGGCTTACGGGGGCTTATGCTGACGCTTTGAAGAGTCTAGGATTTGATTTGGAAAGCGTAGCTGGTCAG GAGCCAGATCCTGCACTTGGGAATGGTGGGCTAGGGAGACTTGCCTCGTGCTTTTTGGATTCCATGGCAACTTTGAATTATCCGGCATGGGGTTATGGACTTAGATATAAGTACGGCTTGTTCAAACAGAGAATCACAAAAGATGGACAGGAGGAAGCTGCAGAAGATTGGCTTGAg CTGAGCAATCCTTGGGAAATAGTCAGAAATGATGTCTCATATCCTGTAAAGTTCTATGGAAAAGTGGTTCTTGGATCAGATGGTAAGAGACAATGGATTGGTGGGGAAGACATCGTGGCCGTTGCTTATGATGTTCCTATACCTGGATATAAAACTAAGACTACTATCAATCTACGGCTCTGGTCAACAAAAGCCCCTTCAGCAGATTTTGATTTGTCTTCATATAACTCCGGGAGGCATACTGAGGCAGCTGAAGCTCTGTTTAACGCTGAAAAG ATTTGCTACGTGCTTTATCCCGGAGACGAGTCAAATGAAGGAAAGGCTCTTCGTCTGAAGCAGCAGTACACTCTGTGCTCAGCCTCGCTTCAAGATATCGTAGCACGCTTTGAGACAAGGTCTGGAGGAAGCATCAACTGGGAAGAATTTCCAGAGAAGGTTGCAGTTCAGATGAATGACACTCACCCTACCTTATGCATTCCTGAGCTAATGAGGATTCTAATGGATTTAAAAGGACTAAGCTGGGAGGACGCTTGGAAAATCACACAGAG GACAGTGGCATACACAAACCACACAGTCTTGCCTGAGGCACTGGAGAAGTGGAGTTTAGACCTTATGGGGAAATTGCTACCTCGTCATGTGGAGATTATTGAAATGATTGATGAGGAG CTAGTCAGCACAATTGTTTCCGAGTATGGGACCGAGGATCCTGACTTGCTCAAGGAGAAACTGAAGGCGATGAGGATCTTAGAAAACGTCGAGTTGCCTTCTGCTTTTGCAGATGTGATTGTGAAGCCAAAGGACAAACCAGTTACTGCAAAAAACACAGAAGATtctaaagaagaagatgctCAAACTGTGGTGAAAaaggaacaagaagaagagaaagaaactgCTGGCAAGAAAGCTGAAGTTATCCCAGAACCGAAGGTTAAACCACCAAAGATGGTCCGTATGGCCAACCTCGCTGTTGTGGGTGGTCATGCTGTAAATGGAGTTGCAGAGATACACAGTGAAATAGTTAAGAAGGATGTTTTTAATGAATTCGTTAAG TTGTGGCCGGATAAATTCCAGAATAAAACCAACGGAGTAACACCAAGGCGATGGATTAGTTTTTGCAACCCGTATCTAAGTGATATTATAACTAAATGGATAGGCACACAAGACTGGGTCTTAAATACTGAGAAGCTTGCGGAACTAAGAAAG TTTGCAGATGATGAAGATCTACAATCCGAGTGGAGGGcagcaaagaagaagaacaagttaAAGGTTGTATCACTAATCAAGGAAAGAACCGGGTACACTGTCAACCCGGATGCAATGTTCGACATTCAG ATAAAGCGTATCCATGAGTACAAGCGACAACTGCTTAATATATTGGGGATTGTTTACCGCTACAAAAAGATGAAGGAAATGAGTGCAAGTGAGAGGGAGAAGGCATTTGTTCCAAGAGTTTGCATTTTTGGGGGAAAAGCATTTGCCACATATGTGCAAGCCAAGAGGATTGTGAAATTCATCACAGATGTTGGGTCTACTATTAACAATGATTCAGAGATAGGTGACCTGCTTAAG GTTATCTTTGTTCCTGATTACAATGTCAGTGTTGCTGAGTTGCTCATTCCAGCAAGTGAGCTTTCTCAGCACATCAG TACCACTGGGATGGAAGCGAGTGGGACAAGCAACATGAAGTTTTCTATGAACGGTTGCATTTTGATAGGAACGTTGGATGGGGCTAATGTCGAGATTCGAGAAGAAGTTGGCGAAGAGAACTTCTTCCTCTTTGGTGCCAAAGCTGATGAGATTGTGAACCTCAGGAAAGAGAGAGCAGAGGGAAAG TTTGTTCCGGATCCTATTTTTGAAGAAGTCAAACGATACGTTAGAAGCGGTGTCTTTGGCTCAAACTATGATGAACTAATTGGCTCATTAGAAGGAAATGAGGGATTTGGACGAGCTGATTACTTCCTCGTTGGCAAAGACTTTCCTAGTTACGTTGAATGCCAAGAAAAAGTTGACGAGGCATACCGAGACCAGAAA AAATGGACGAGAATGTCAATCTTGAACACAGCAGGTTCATTCAAGTTTAgcagtgaccggaccatccacGAATATGCCAAAGACATATGGAATATTAAGCAAGTTGAACTTCCATGA
- the LOC108850302 gene encoding uncharacterized serine-rich protein C215.13 has product MFCIHSAPQKRREKERERQKMNSSSKVIMAATMVMVVSLVMVLSLVLVLLAELYCSLLLRRRRSSRNHSLTLPTTTITPAAATTTTTSLAQAISTTNDHPSPSSNTDLSTNPLTTGVLQTPKPFLVTNKTYHHESSSLPASPVPSVDNFIYISNPMYSNDVPTSKPTTPFETPESSPSRLETEDSSSSSGEEDDNVTPTLTPMKDLPEKACSVSLQDNARSLESSASESNSNNEKDKDGGLSTSSGSPSYTSPSW; this is encoded by the coding sequence ATGTTCTGTATACACTCAGCACcacaaaagagaagagagaaagagagagagagacaaaagaTGAATAGCTCGTCTAAGGTAATAATGGCGGCCACTATGGTTATGGTAGTGAGCTTAGTAATGGTTCTAAGCTTAGTGTTAGTGCTACTAGCCGAACTCTACTGCTCTCTCTTACTCCGCCGCCGCCGTAGTAGCCGTAACCACTCCCTCACACTCCCCACCACCACAATCACCCCCGCCGCTGCAACCACCACCACTACAAGCCTCGCTCAAGCCATTTCAACCACCAACGACCACCCTTCACCATCATCAAACACCGATCTCTCAACCAATCCACTAACCACAGGCGTCCTTCAAACTCCAAAACCTTTTCTCGTAACCAACAAAACCTATCATCATGAGTCTTCATCCTTACCAGCTTCCCCTGTACCCTCTGTCGATAACTTCATCTACATTTCGAACCCGATGTACTCCAACGACGTCCCTACGAGTAAACCAACCACGCCTTTCGAGACCCCTGAGTCTTCGCCGTCCAGGCTCGAGACCGaagactcttcttcttcttccggcgAGGAAGATGACAATGTAACGCCGACGTTGACTCCCATGAAGGATCTTCCTGAAAAGGCATGCTCTGTTTCGCTGCAAGACAATGCGAGGTCGCTGGAGAGTTCTGCTAGTGAATCCAACAGTAACAACGAGAAGGACAAAGACGGTGGGTTGTCTACGTCGTCTGGTTCTCCGTCGTATACTTCTCCGTCGTGGTAG
- the LOC108851858 gene encoding uncharacterized protein LOC108851858 produces MEHVSSATTASSSSTTTVAQLETETSKEVMEFIMKLEKKCPPKEEYKSFFEKLKSTMVASTKVTTEKKKGFFSAAAGKISDAVSFIGSKFTGKSAEVKKSMETYQQEVAKALQELEAIHKKIIEANQGKVEGSVAVTAEQKTEIKQTITRWETVTTQFVETAIQTEAASNTTVGVDKVKLP; encoded by the exons ATGGAACATGTTTCAAGTGCCACCACCGCCAGCTCTAGCTCAACCACAACAGTGGCACAACTTGAGACTGAGACATCCAAAGAAGTCATGGAATTCATAATGAAGCTGGAGAAGAAGTGTCCACCCAAGGAGGAATACAAGTCTTTCTTCGAGAAACTAAAGAGTACCATGGTGGCCTCCACAAAGGTTACTACCGAAAAGAAGAAAGGTTTCTTCTCTGCTGCAGCTGGAAAAATATCTGATGCGGTGTCTTTCATTGGTTCAAAATTTACTGGCAAGTCAGCAGAG GTTAAAAAATCCATGGAGACCTACCAACAAGAGGTGGCCAAGGCACTGCAGGAGTTAGAAGCCATCCACAAGAAAATCATTGAAGCAAACCAAGGCAAGGTAGAGGGGTCAGTGGCAGTGACAGCAGAGCAAAAAACAGAGATCAAACAAACAATCACCAGATGGGAAACAGTGACGACTCAGTTCGTGGAGACTGCTATCCAGACCGAGGCTGCTTCAAATACTACAGTTGGTGTAGACAAAGTCAAGCTACCTTGA
- the LOC108829291 gene encoding uncharacterized protein LOC108829291 yields the protein MWNLASSYLTGPRNEPRRPPQIHPHVDCCSDDDDASSLGSKEEGLECPICWESFNIVENVPYVLWCGHTMCKNCILGLQWAIVKLPTHPVQLPLFISCPWCNLLSFRLVFRGALRFPRKNYFVLWMVERMNGERRSSPGTDQTDTREQQQPPCLLHHRRGAQPEQPSGDGNDGHRVRRDNNIQTSLRKSLVFFVQLTAKFPLVVIFLLIILYAIPTSAAILAMYILVTLLLALPSFLILYFAYPCLDWLVREIVT from the coding sequence ATGTGGAATCTAGCCTCGAGTTACCTCACCGGACCTAGAAACGAACCAAGAAGGCCACCACAAATCCATCCTCATGTAGACTGCTGTTCTGACGACGACGATGCTTCATCTCTAGGCAGCAAAGAAGAAGGTCTCGAGTGTCCCATCTGCTGGGAATCATTCAACATCGTCGAAAACGTTCCTTACGTCCTTTGGTGCGGCCACACCATGTGCAAAAACTGCATCCTCGGACTTCAGTGGGCTATCGTCAAACTACCTACTCACCCTGTTCAGCTCCCTCTCTTCATCTCCTGCCCCTGGTGCAACCTCCTCTCCTTCCGTCTCGTCTTCAGAGGAGCTCTTAGGTTCCCTCGCAAGAACTACTTTGTGCTTTGGATGGTCGAGAGGATGAATGGGGAGAGACGCAGTTCTCCAGGGACAGATCAAACCGATACGAGGGAGCAGCAGCAGCCTCCGTGTCTCCTCCACCATCGCCGTGGCGCTCAACCTGAGCAGCCATCAGGTGATGGTAATGATGGTCATCGAGTTCGAAGGGACAACAACATACAAACTTCGCTGAGGAAGTCTCTGGTCTTCTTTGTTCAGTTGACAGCGAAGTTCCCGTTGGTTGTTATATTTCTGCTGATTATACTCTATGCGATACCGACCAGTGCAGCCATATTGGCAATGTACATTCTAGTCACTCTCTTGCTGGCGTTGCCGTCGTTTCTCATCCTCTACTTTGCTTATCCTTGTCTCGACTGGCTCGTCAGGGAGATTGTCACTTGA